One Coffea arabica cultivar ET-39 chromosome 5c, Coffea Arabica ET-39 HiFi, whole genome shotgun sequence DNA window includes the following coding sequences:
- the LOC113688892 gene encoding uncharacterized protein: MSERPVPRRESPWGMPEGDHRQPKPHRCNDRAEDVIQACFEGNPFKTVPGPFKLFWQCMRSKPGEEPTEPFYYLEFEPPQREVKLE, from the exons ATGAGTGAAAGGCCAGTACCAAGAAGAGAAAGTCCATGGGGAATGCCTGAGGGTGACCACAGACAACCAAAGCCCCATAGATGCAATGACCGTGCTGAAGATGTTATCCAA GCATGCTTTGAAGGTAATCCTTTTAAAACGGTTCCAGGGCCTTTCAAGCTATTCTGGCAGTGCATGCGTTCCAAACCTGG GGAAGAACCTACTGAGCCATTCTACTACTTGGAATTTGAACCTCCCCAAAGAGAAGTGAAACTTGAGTAA